A DNA window from Sulfitobacter sp. BSw21498 contains the following coding sequences:
- a CDS encoding response regulator, with translation MRILAVEDNQDLRSLLEEYLRTQDHEYVRTAASGKEALEVIHSAPIIFDCLLLDIQMPEMTGIELISHIRQIKGYEFVPIIMLTGVKNNESIAKAFVAGAWDYIVKPFEFFDLEARIHGAEMRNAEYVRHLRRPHESPNQENFDVLKELALDRAMAPSELLASGLVPQDAFENYIMRMQSEFGGGMQVAVIVLQDFAKVLSSIPEGQRVNFSVSLARKLTDALSSLNLIVTYRSNGAFAALSPALKTQANLNIADVATAAVQTATEDLSLSGITVKVDYCRTKAFSTSSDTIVMLDQLASSLGAVTA, from the coding sequence ATGAGGATACTTGCCGTTGAGGACAATCAAGATCTGCGCAGCTTGTTGGAAGAATATCTTCGGACGCAGGATCACGAGTATGTCCGGACGGCCGCGTCCGGTAAAGAAGCCCTTGAAGTCATTCACAGTGCACCGATTATATTCGACTGCTTGCTTCTAGACATCCAGATGCCGGAAATGACCGGCATAGAGCTGATCTCTCATATCCGCCAAATTAAGGGCTACGAATTTGTACCGATCATTATGCTGACCGGCGTTAAGAACAACGAAAGCATAGCGAAAGCTTTTGTTGCTGGCGCGTGGGACTATATCGTCAAACCGTTCGAGTTTTTCGATCTCGAAGCGCGCATCCACGGCGCAGAGATGCGAAATGCAGAATATGTTCGTCACCTCAGACGTCCCCATGAATCACCGAACCAAGAAAATTTTGACGTTCTGAAAGAACTCGCGCTCGACCGAGCAATGGCACCATCCGAGCTTTTGGCAAGCGGGCTTGTGCCCCAAGATGCGTTCGAGAATTACATTATGCGGATGCAATCCGAATTTGGCGGTGGCATGCAAGTTGCCGTTATCGTGCTGCAGGATTTTGCGAAGGTCCTGTCTAGCATACCCGAGGGCCAACGGGTCAATTTCTCTGTCAGCCTCGCCCGCAAACTGACCGATGCGCTCAGCAGCCTTAACCTGATCGTGACCTATCGGTCCAACGGGGCATTTGCCGCGCTGTCTCCCGCGCTCAAGACGCAAGCGAACTTGAACATCGCGGACGTAGCCACCGCAGCGGTTCAAACTGCGACAGAGGACCTTTCGTTATCCGGCATCACGGTCAAGGTTGACTATTGCCGCACCAAAGCGTTTTCGACCAGCAGCGACACGATCGTGATGCTGGACCAACTGGCAAGCTCCCTTGGCGCTGTCACCGCGTAA
- a CDS encoding YdcH family protein codes for MSFDAHLDALKRKHLAMSNAVEQAQRSPSIDGLKVANMKKEKLRLKEEITRLSS; via the coding sequence ATGTCTTTTGACGCACATCTGGATGCTCTGAAACGCAAGCATTTGGCAATGAGTAACGCTGTAGAACAGGCTCAACGATCGCCGAGTATCGACGGCCTGAAGGTTGCGAATATGAAAAAAGAAAAGCTGCGTTTGAAAGAGGAAATTACCCGGCTTTCCAGCTGA
- a CDS encoding 4-(cytidine 5'-diphospho)-2-C-methyl-D-erythritol kinase translates to MTAKAASLGVASNRSAWAKVNLTLHVTGQRGDGYHLLDSLVVRAGVGDRITVTPSDQLELFIDGPYGAAAPNDDRNLVVRAARLLDAGAGRGARLHLTKNLPAAAGIGGGSADAAAMLHLLSAHWGLPVPDDIARLGADVPVCLYDTPQRMEGIGEVLTPAPKLPPCWLVLINPNKSAATPEVFSRLEARANAPMPKELPEFASATAFAAWLATQRNDLEAPAVQLVPEVATCLHSLQDALLARMSGSGATCFGLYETQAFAQRAAARVADKHPGWWVVAAPVLG, encoded by the coding sequence ATGACCGCCAAGGCCGCATCCCTCGGGGTTGCCAGCAACCGGAGCGCTTGGGCCAAGGTGAACCTGACGCTGCACGTCACAGGGCAGCGCGGTGACGGGTATCACTTGCTCGACAGCCTTGTGGTACGGGCCGGCGTCGGTGATCGGATCACGGTAACGCCGTCCGACCAGCTTGAGCTGTTCATCGATGGCCCATATGGTGCCGCTGCCCCCAATGATGACCGCAACCTCGTCGTGCGTGCTGCGCGCCTGCTCGACGCTGGCGCTGGCAGAGGGGCGCGGCTGCACCTGACGAAAAATCTGCCTGCTGCGGCGGGGATCGGCGGTGGATCAGCAGACGCCGCCGCGATGCTCCATTTACTATCGGCCCACTGGGGGCTGCCCGTACCCGATGATATCGCCCGGCTTGGGGCGGATGTGCCGGTCTGCCTGTATGACACGCCCCAGCGGATGGAGGGGATCGGCGAGGTTTTGACACCTGCGCCCAAGTTGCCGCCCTGTTGGCTGGTGTTGATCAACCCGAATAAATCTGCCGCCACACCCGAAGTATTCTCGCGACTCGAAGCCCGCGCCAATGCGCCGATGCCGAAAGAGCTGCCCGAATTCGCCAGTGCCACCGCATTCGCCGCATGGCTGGCGACGCAGCGCAATGACCTCGAGGCTCCAGCGGTCCAACTGGTGCCAGAGGTGGCGACGTGCCTACACAGCCTTCAGGATGCGTTGCTGGCCCGTATGTCTGGATCCGGAGCCACCTGTTTCGGCCTGTACGAGACCCAAGCGTTTGCACAACGCGCCGCCGCCCGTGTCGCGGACAAGCATCCCGGTTGGTGGGTGGTCGCCGCGCCGGTGCTAGGCTAG
- a CDS encoding tetratricopeptide repeat protein, protein MIRNLLLTASVLALTGAVSMPAQAQSAAGAYLAGRHAAVRSDFAESARYYGEALALDPKNPEFLESTVLALLSLGNIERALPLARVMAASDQPGQIAYLVTTAGMAQEEDYAGLIAQSADEGGIGPWVDGLVKAWAQMGVGDMTAALAQFDALSTEAGMQGFVMYHKALALASVGDYEGAEAIFAASQAGSAGQTRRGVIARVEILGQLGRNEQALALLTDSFGANSDPELDDLVAALQGDGQVAFTQIPDAKAGIAEVFFTFAAVLRNESAGDYYVLLYSRIARYLRPDHIDDLLLTADLLENIGQYELAIQELQDVPADNPAYHAAELGRAAALRRSNKPEQAIEVLQQLTRSHGTLPSVHSALGDALRAQDDFKAAIKSYDKAIELTPDSNPQRWVLYYARGIAEERLGNGEASERDFRTALEINPDQPQVLNYLGYSLVEQGRNLDEALNMIERAVAASPDSGYIVDSLGWVLYRLGRYEEAVDQMERAVELVAVDPVLNDHLGDVYWSVGRQREAEFQWRRALSFVDPEDQDSEADPKRMRRKLEVGLDAVLAEEGAEPLSKASAEK, encoded by the coding sequence ATGATCCGTAACCTATTGTTGACCGCTAGCGTTTTGGCGCTGACCGGTGCTGTTTCGATGCCCGCACAGGCGCAATCGGCAGCCGGTGCCTATCTCGCGGGGAGACATGCTGCGGTACGTAGCGATTTTGCGGAATCCGCGAGATACTATGGCGAGGCATTGGCGCTTGATCCCAAAAACCCTGAATTCCTTGAAAGCACGGTACTGGCGCTTTTGTCGCTCGGAAATATCGAACGCGCTTTGCCCTTGGCGCGGGTCATGGCGGCGTCGGATCAACCCGGGCAAATTGCCTATCTGGTAACCACCGCAGGCATGGCACAAGAAGAAGACTATGCCGGCCTGATCGCGCAATCGGCAGACGAAGGTGGGATTGGCCCTTGGGTCGACGGGCTGGTCAAAGCCTGGGCACAAATGGGCGTCGGCGATATGACCGCCGCCCTTGCCCAATTCGATGCCCTGAGCACAGAGGCTGGGATGCAGGGGTTTGTGATGTACCACAAGGCTTTGGCGTTGGCGTCTGTCGGCGATTATGAGGGGGCAGAGGCAATCTTTGCCGCGAGCCAAGCGGGGTCCGCCGGGCAGACCCGACGCGGGGTGATCGCGCGGGTCGAAATTCTGGGCCAGTTGGGGCGGAACGAACAAGCGCTCGCGCTGCTGACCGACAGTTTCGGTGCCAACAGTGACCCTGAACTTGATGATCTGGTCGCGGCCTTGCAAGGGGACGGGCAGGTTGCCTTTACCCAGATCCCCGATGCTAAGGCCGGAATCGCCGAAGTGTTTTTTACCTTCGCAGCTGTGCTGCGCAACGAAAGCGCCGGTGACTACTATGTGCTGCTGTATTCGCGCATCGCGCGCTACCTGCGCCCCGATCACATCGACGATCTGTTGCTGACGGCGGACCTGCTGGAAAACATCGGCCAGTACGAGCTGGCAATTCAGGAACTGCAAGACGTGCCCGCCGACAACCCCGCTTACCATGCGGCTGAACTGGGCCGCGCGGCGGCGTTGCGGCGGTCTAACAAGCCTGAGCAGGCGATCGAGGTGCTGCAACAACTGACGCGTAGCCATGGGACGCTCCCGTCGGTCCATTCCGCTTTGGGCGATGCGCTGCGGGCACAGGACGATTTCAAGGCCGCGATAAAATCCTACGACAAGGCGATTGAACTGACACCTGACAGCAACCCGCAACGCTGGGTATTGTATTATGCGCGTGGCATCGCCGAAGAACGCCTGGGCAACGGCGAAGCATCCGAACGCGATTTCCGCACCGCGCTCGAGATCAATCCCGACCAACCGCAAGTACTGAACTACCTAGGGTATTCGTTGGTTGAACAAGGTCGCAATCTGGACGAGGCGCTGAACATGATTGAGCGCGCCGTCGCAGCCAGCCCGGACTCCGGCTATATCGTCGATTCTCTTGGTTGGGTGCTTTACCGGCTGGGACGCTACGAAGAGGCCGTAGACCAGATGGAACGCGCGGTAGAGCTCGTTGCGGTGGATCCGGTGCTGAACGACCACTTGGGTGATGTCTATTGGTCCGTGGGTCGTCAACGCGAGGCCGAATTCCAATGGCGCCGCGCCCTGTCTTTCGTCGATCCCGAAGATCAGGACAGCGAGGCGGACCCGAAACGCATGCGGCGCAAGCTCGAGGTCGGACTGGATGCTGTATTGGCCGAAGAAGGGGCCGAACCGCTTAGCAAAGCCTCCGCTGAAAAATGA
- a CDS encoding polyprenyl synthetase family protein, with protein MTSENTQKPHDQMAAYLSADMTAVNDLIRDRMASEHAPRIPEVTAHLVEAGGKRLRPMLTLAAARLCGYDGPYHVHLAATVEFIHTATLLHDDVVDESAQRRGRPTANLLWDNKSSVLVGDYLFARSFQLMTETDNMRVLAILANASATIAEGEVLQLTAAQNLATDEGIYLQVVRGKTAALFSAATQVGGVIASAPDAQVQALFNYGDALGIAFQIVDDLLDYQGDPNATGKNIGDDFRERKLTLPVIKAIAKSDAEERAFWARTIEKGRQEEGDLDHALSLLHKHGTLDETKSEALAWAEKAKTALDTLPDHDLTRMLRDLADYVVARIN; from the coding sequence ATGACGAGCGAAAACACCCAGAAACCGCATGATCAAATGGCGGCCTATCTGAGCGCAGATATGACTGCCGTGAATGACCTGATCCGCGACCGCATGGCGTCTGAACATGCACCGCGCATCCCGGAGGTCACCGCCCACCTGGTCGAAGCAGGCGGCAAACGGTTGCGCCCGATGCTCACGCTCGCGGCGGCGCGGCTGTGTGGCTATGACGGCCCTTACCATGTGCATCTGGCAGCCACGGTAGAGTTTATTCACACGGCAACGTTGCTGCACGATGACGTGGTCGATGAAAGCGCGCAGCGGCGCGGACGACCGACGGCGAACCTGCTTTGGGATAACAAATCTTCGGTGCTGGTGGGCGACTACCTGTTTGCGCGCAGTTTCCAGCTGATGACCGAAACCGACAATATGCGCGTGCTGGCGATCCTTGCGAATGCCTCTGCCACGATTGCCGAAGGCGAAGTGCTGCAACTGACGGCGGCCCAGAATTTGGCGACGGACGAAGGTATCTACCTGCAGGTCGTGCGCGGAAAAACCGCGGCGCTGTTCTCGGCGGCGACGCAGGTGGGCGGGGTCATCGCCTCAGCCCCCGACGCGCAGGTCCAAGCGCTGTTCAACTACGGTGACGCCTTGGGCATCGCGTTCCAGATTGTCGACGATTTGCTGGATTACCAAGGCGATCCGAATGCGACCGGCAAAAACATCGGTGACGATTTCCGCGAGCGCAAGCTGACCCTGCCGGTGATCAAAGCGATTGCCAAAAGCGATGCCGAAGAGCGCGCCTTCTGGGCCCGCACCATCGAAAAGGGGCGGCAGGAGGAAGGCGATCTGGACCACGCCCTGTCGCTGCTGCACAAACATGGCACGCTGGACGAGACCAAATCAGAGGCGCTGGCGTGGGCGGAGAAGGCCAAGACCGCGCTCGACACCCTGCCCGATCACGACCTGACCCGGATGCTGCGCGATCTGGCCGATTACGTCGTGGCGCGTATCAACTAG
- a CDS encoding DNA-3-methyladenine glycosylase I — translation MHRCDWAGPEQIYLDYHDTDWGVPEYDSRALWEKLILDGFQAGLSWITILKKRENFREAFAGFDPNVIATWGEPDVERLLANPGIIRHRGKIAAAITNARVWQQIEQREGFDRYLWKYVDFEPQQNRFERQADVPAWTPLSKQISTDLKKQGFKFCGPTIVYAFMEAVGMVNDHLTCCHRHTIVAQMPKHDWALR, via the coding sequence ATGCACCGATGTGACTGGGCGGGACCAGAGCAGATTTATCTGGATTATCATGACACTGACTGGGGTGTGCCCGAGTATGACAGCCGTGCTCTTTGGGAAAAGCTTATCCTTGACGGCTTTCAGGCGGGGCTCAGCTGGATCACGATACTTAAAAAGCGAGAGAATTTTCGCGAGGCATTTGCCGGTTTTGACCCTAACGTCATCGCTACGTGGGGTGAGCCAGACGTTGAACGGCTGCTGGCCAACCCCGGTATAATCCGCCACCGCGGAAAGATCGCGGCGGCGATCACCAATGCCCGCGTGTGGCAGCAGATTGAGCAGAGGGAGGGGTTCGACAGATATCTATGGAAGTATGTGGATTTCGAACCGCAGCAGAACCGGTTCGAGCGTCAGGCGGACGTTCCGGCCTGGACGCCGCTTTCAAAGCAAATATCCACCGATTTGAAAAAACAGGGATTTAAGTTTTGCGGCCCGACAATTGTGTACGCGTTTATGGAGGCGGTCGGGATGGTGAATGATCATTTAACCTGCTGCCACCGCCATACCATCGTCGCGCAGATGCCCAAGCACGATTGGGCGCTGCGATAA
- the phbB gene encoding acetoacetyl-CoA reductase gives MSRVALVTGGSRGIGAAISTALKDAGYTVAATYAGNDDAAAQFTESTGIKTYKWNVADYEDSKAGIAKVEEDLGPVEVVVANAGITRDAPFHKMTPDQWNEVVGTNLTGVFNTIHPVWPGMRDRKFGRIVVISSINGQKGQFAQVNYAATKAGDLGIVKSLAQEGARANITANAICPGYIATDMVMAVPEKVRDSIVAQIPTGRLGEPEEIARAVVFLVSDDAGFINGSTITANGAQHLV, from the coding sequence ATGTCACGTGTTGCACTTGTAACCGGAGGGAGCCGCGGGATCGGGGCGGCTATTTCCACAGCATTGAAAGACGCCGGATATACTGTAGCGGCGACTTATGCCGGCAACGACGATGCTGCCGCGCAATTCACAGAATCAACCGGGATCAAAACCTATAAGTGGAACGTCGCAGACTACGAGGATTCCAAAGCCGGAATCGCCAAAGTCGAAGAAGATCTAGGCCCCGTTGAGGTGGTTGTTGCGAACGCGGGCATCACACGCGACGCGCCTTTCCACAAAATGACACCCGACCAATGGAACGAAGTCGTTGGCACAAATTTGACCGGCGTTTTCAATACCATTCACCCAGTTTGGCCCGGTATGCGCGACCGGAAATTTGGTCGGATCGTGGTCATAAGCTCGATCAACGGGCAAAAAGGCCAATTCGCACAGGTAAACTATGCGGCGACCAAAGCGGGTGACCTCGGCATTGTGAAATCCTTGGCTCAGGAAGGCGCGCGCGCCAATATCACTGCGAACGCAATCTGCCCCGGCTATATCGCAACGGATATGGTGATGGCCGTGCCGGAAAAAGTGCGCGATTCCATCGTGGCGCAAATTCCGACAGGCCGCTTGGGCGAACCGGAGGAGATCGCGCGCGCTGTTGTATTCCTTGTCAGCGATGACGCGGGCTTTATCAACGGGTCGACAATTACCGCGAATGGTGCCCAGCACCTGGTCTAG
- a CDS encoding EAL domain-containing protein, translated as MSQHPLADLPEGTRNPLDYAVNQRDSSTIAIVKDAVAHKQTLMAYQPVMRDVEDPKVAFYEGFIRILDPTGRALPAREFMHLIEKTQLGREIDVLSLQAGLTALSDNKNLRLSVNMSARSIGYAGWTNVLNRWLSRDGTIGERLILEISEKSAMQMPELVSSFMDQMQTRGVCFALDNFGADYIAIRYLKDMFFDILKIDGQFSRGITLHPDNRAIVSIMVSIARNFDMVCVAEQVENQEDSSLLHSLGVDCQQGFLYGAPTTQPFWHKSTELRKNA; from the coding sequence ATGTCACAACACCCGCTCGCTGATCTGCCCGAAGGCACGCGAAATCCGCTGGATTATGCCGTTAACCAACGCGACAGCAGCACAATCGCGATTGTCAAAGACGCAGTCGCGCACAAGCAGACCTTGATGGCCTACCAGCCCGTCATGCGCGATGTAGAAGATCCGAAAGTTGCCTTTTACGAGGGCTTTATCCGGATTTTGGACCCAACGGGGCGGGCCCTCCCAGCTCGTGAATTTATGCACCTCATCGAAAAGACGCAGCTTGGCCGCGAGATAGACGTGCTGTCGCTTCAGGCGGGGCTAACGGCGCTGAGCGATAACAAGAACTTGCGGCTATCTGTCAACATGTCAGCCCGCTCTATCGGCTATGCGGGATGGACGAACGTGCTGAATCGTTGGCTCTCGCGCGACGGCACCATTGGCGAACGGCTGATTCTAGAAATCAGCGAAAAATCCGCGATGCAAATGCCAGAGCTTGTCAGCAGTTTTATGGACCAAATGCAGACACGGGGCGTTTGCTTTGCCCTCGATAACTTCGGGGCCGACTACATCGCTATCCGCTACCTTAAAGATATGTTTTTTGATATCTTGAAGATTGACGGGCAATTTTCGCGTGGTATCACCCTCCACCCCGACAACCGTGCGATTGTATCGATCATGGTCTCAATCGCGCGTAACTTTGATATGGTATGCGTTGCCGAACAGGTCGAAAATCAAGAGGATTCGTCGCTTCTGCATTCTCTTGGCGTCGACTGCCAACAGGGGTTTCTATACGGTGCACCAACCACTCAACCTTTTTGGCATAAATCGACCGAATTGCGTAAAAACGCGTAG
- a CDS encoding putative signal transducing protein encodes MKELLRTTDPTIIAFASALLQGEDIDCFPLDVNMSVLEGGIGIFPRRLMVHDDDHGAATRVLRDNDIPTGLPD; translated from the coding sequence ATGAAGGAACTTTTACGCACAACCGATCCGACAATAATCGCCTTTGCCAGCGCCCTTCTTCAGGGCGAGGATATAGACTGCTTTCCGCTCGACGTAAACATGAGCGTGCTTGAGGGCGGGATCGGTATTTTCCCCCGTCGTTTGATGGTGCATGACGATGATCACGGTGCCGCGACACGGGTGCTGCGCGATAATGACATCCCCACCGGACTGCCCGACTAA
- a CDS encoding acetyl-CoA C-acetyltransferase — translation MTNVVIASAARTAVGSFSGSFANTPAHDLGAAVLKEIVTRAGIDPSEVNETILGQVLTAAQGQNPARQAHINAGLPIESAAWSINQVCGSGLRAVALAAQHIQLGDADIVAAGGQENMSMSPHAQNLRPGQKMGDMQLIDTMIRDGLWDAFHGYHMGQTAENVAAKWEISRDAQDEFAVASQNKAEAAQKAGKFQDEIVPFTVKTRKGEIIVDQDEYIRHGATMEAMQKLRPAFAKDGSVTAANASGLNDGAAGALLMSADNAEKRGITPLARIASYATVGLDPTIMGAGPIYASRKALEKAGWKAEDLDLVEANEAFAAQACAVNKDMGWDPSIVNVNGGAIAIGHPIGASGARILNTLLFEMQRRGAKKGLATLCIGGGMGVAMCLERP, via the coding sequence ATGACCAACGTCGTCATCGCATCCGCAGCCCGCACGGCCGTAGGCAGTTTCAGCGGATCTTTTGCAAACACGCCTGCACATGATCTAGGTGCCGCAGTCCTGAAAGAGATCGTCACACGCGCGGGTATTGACCCTTCCGAGGTGAACGAAACTATTTTGGGCCAAGTTTTGACCGCAGCCCAAGGGCAAAACCCTGCACGCCAAGCACATATCAACGCGGGCCTGCCCATCGAAAGCGCGGCATGGTCGATCAACCAAGTGTGCGGTTCGGGCTTGCGCGCCGTGGCGCTGGCGGCCCAGCATATCCAACTGGGCGATGCTGATATCGTGGCCGCAGGTGGGCAGGAAAACATGTCGATGAGCCCCCACGCGCAAAACCTGCGTCCGGGTCAAAAAATGGGCGACATGCAGCTGATTGATACGATGATCCGCGACGGCCTGTGGGATGCGTTCCATGGCTACCATATGGGCCAAACCGCAGAAAATGTTGCAGCAAAATGGGAAATCAGCCGCGACGCCCAAGACGAGTTTGCAGTCGCCTCGCAAAACAAGGCCGAGGCTGCGCAAAAAGCCGGTAAGTTCCAAGACGAGATCGTGCCTTTCACCGTCAAAACTCGAAAGGGCGAGATTATCGTCGATCAAGACGAATACATCCGCCATGGTGCCACCATGGAAGCCATGCAAAAGCTGCGCCCCGCTTTCGCCAAAGACGGATCTGTCACAGCGGCCAACGCGTCGGGTCTAAACGATGGGGCGGCAGGCGCGTTGCTAATGTCGGCAGATAATGCTGAAAAACGGGGTATCACCCCGTTGGCGCGCATCGCATCCTATGCCACCGTCGGCCTAGACCCAACGATCATGGGGGCCGGTCCGATTTACGCGTCGCGCAAAGCATTGGAAAAAGCCGGCTGGAAAGCAGAAGATCTGGACCTCGTCGAAGCCAACGAAGCTTTTGCCGCTCAGGCCTGTGCAGTTAACAAAGACATGGGCTGGGATCCTTCGATCGTGAACGTCAACGGCGGCGCAATTGCTATCGGTCACCCGATCGGCGCATCCGGCGCGCGCATTCTCAATACGCTTTTGTTTGAAATGCAGCGTCGCGGCGCGAAGAAAGGGCTCGCCACTTTGTGCATTGGTGGCGGCATGGGCGTCGCGATGTGCCTTGAGCGCCCATAA
- the rpsD gene encoding 30S ribosomal protein S4 has translation MTKRTAAKHKIDRRMGENIWGRPKSPVNRREYGPGQHGQRRKGKLSDFGIQLRAKQKLKGYYGDLTEKQFRRIYGEAERVKGDTGENLIGLLERRLDAVVYRAKFVATVFAARQFVNHGHVKVNGKKVNIPSYRVKEGDVIEVRDRSKQMVALLEATQLAERDVPDYIEADHSKMTATFVRTPALGDVPYPVMMEPNLVVEFYAKN, from the coding sequence GTGACTAAGCGTACAGCTGCCAAGCACAAAATTGACCGCCGTATGGGCGAAAACATCTGGGGCCGTCCAAAGTCCCCAGTGAACCGTCGTGAATACGGCCCCGGCCAGCACGGTCAGCGCCGCAAGGGCAAACTGTCCGACTTTGGTATCCAGCTGCGCGCAAAGCAAAAGCTGAAAGGCTACTACGGCGATCTGACCGAGAAGCAATTCCGCCGCATCTACGGTGAAGCTGAGCGTGTAAAAGGCGACACAGGTGAAAACCTGATTGGTCTGCTGGAGCGTCGTCTGGACGCCGTTGTATACCGCGCGAAGTTCGTCGCGACCGTTTTTGCTGCGCGCCAGTTCGTAAACCACGGCCACGTCAAAGTGAACGGCAAGAAGGTTAACATTCCTTCCTACCGCGTCAAAGAAGGCGACGTGATCGAAGTGCGTGATCGTTCCAAGCAAATGGTTGCCCTGCTGGAAGCCACTCAGCTGGCAGAGCGTGACGTGCCTGACTACATCGAAGCAGATCACTCCAAGATGACAGCGACTTTCGTGCGCACCCCCGCTTTGGGCGACGTGCCATACCCTGTCATGATGGAACCGAACCTCGTGGTCGAATTCTACGCGAAGAACTAA
- a CDS encoding tRNA1(Val) (adenine(37)-N6)-methyltransferase: MDSFGPDTLTRDAFLGGKLRLWQPRKGYRAGVDPVLLAATIPARAGQRVLELGCGVGAASLCLGARVSGLQLTGVEIQPAYAALARLNDPTFEVVEADIDAMPLALRQRQFDHVLANPPYFDRHASIAATNLGRETALGEATPLETWVKIAAKRLAPKGQAHFIHRAERLPDLIRALPHDMGSIEVLPIAPRIGRLAELVILRARKSGRGAFRLNAPLVMHEGPRHMADGDSYVLQIRAVLREGAALPF; this comes from the coding sequence ATGGATAGCTTCGGCCCAGACACGCTGACGCGGGATGCTTTCCTTGGCGGGAAATTGCGCTTGTGGCAGCCACGCAAAGGATATCGCGCGGGTGTGGACCCTGTTTTATTGGCTGCAACCATCCCTGCGCGGGCAGGCCAGCGCGTGCTGGAGCTTGGGTGCGGGGTGGGGGCTGCGTCGCTTTGTTTGGGCGCGCGTGTATCGGGGTTGCAGCTGACAGGAGTCGAGATCCAGCCGGCCTATGCCGCGCTCGCACGGCTGAACGATCCTACATTCGAAGTGGTCGAAGCCGACATCGACGCCATGCCCTTGGCGCTGCGGCAGCGACAATTTGACCACGTGCTTGCCAACCCGCCGTATTTCGATCGTCACGCTTCTATTGCTGCGACGAATTTAGGTCGCGAGACGGCACTGGGCGAGGCTACTCCGCTGGAAACATGGGTCAAGATTGCGGCCAAACGCCTGGCCCCCAAGGGGCAGGCACATTTCATCCATCGCGCCGAACGGCTGCCCGATCTTATCCGCGCGTTACCTCATGATATGGGCAGTATCGAAGTGCTGCCGATCGCGCCGCGCATCGGACGGCTGGCCGAGCTGGTGATCTTACGGGCACGCAAAAGCGGGCGGGGTGCATTTCGGTTGAATGCGCCGCTCGTGATGCACGAGGGTCCTCGGCATATGGCGGATGGCGACAGCTATGTGCTGCAAATCCGGGCGGTCCTGCGCGAGGGCGCGGCGCTGCCGTTCTAA